A genomic region of Metopolophium dirhodum isolate CAU chromosome 1, ASM1992520v1, whole genome shotgun sequence contains the following coding sequences:
- the LOC132933743 gene encoding MAPK/MAK/MRK overlapping kinase-like: MSPNVPKLLSSRDNFNNFYSEFDLKEKIGEGSFSDVWLCVQRNNGREYAAKVLKKDYGHTVDADKWNAISEVNVSNSVGKHPFLLMLKNAYHDKEKGKIILVTELMKKSLYDIIENGECPLSEYRIKTYMYQMLEGLRYLHENGFIHRDIKPENILLTSRDKILKIGDFGTTCQAIYGHQYKHYVATRWYRSPECLLTKGFYNSKMDIWATGCVLYEIATGHPLFDGRDENDQIEKIDRVLGSPDQRLINKFKKYKSDVFVARYETNKRNVRTAGVGLHSVYQPYRPAYDLIIDMIVYDASRRYSANRLLRKSYFYEMNNTAFEYKMREFEKLLRNKSIVNLSNVDEKSNTTIDSIIKKQGPDGDRKQNVQTHSVNAEKFEKLSADIIQQNDQPKLDKRKTNSNKILCSKTNIKKSIIIPEPENILHGNRKQNTRNIISKDNTKDISPSKQIYTESVSTLNKGSVIKNIRNKFVNRQPFK; the protein is encoded by the exons ATGTCACCTAATGTACCTAAACTACTATCTAGTAgagacaattttaataatttttattctgaatttgatctaaaagaaaaaattggcGAAGGCTCGTTTTCTGATGTATGGTTATGTGTGCAACGAAACAACGGACGAGAATATGCGGCGAAAGTATTGAAAAAAGATTATGGACATACAGTCGACGCTGATAAATGGAACGCTATATCCGAAGTTAATGTATCAAACTCAGTGGGAAAACATCCGTTCTTACTTATGCTAAAAAACGCATACCACGATAAAGAaaaaggaaaaattattttagtaacagaattaatgaaaaaatcacTATACGATATTATAGAAAACGGAGAATGTCCACTATCAGAATAtagaattaaaacttatatgTATCAAATGTTGGAAG GTTTAAGGTATTTGCACGAGAATGGATTTATCCATAGGGATATCAAGCCAGAAAATATTTTGCTCACGTCGCGGGACAAGATATTAAAGATTGGTGATTTTGGGACCACATGTCAAGCTATTTATGGCCATCAGTACAAACATTACGTGGCAACTAGATGGTACCGCTCACCTGAATGCTTGTTAACAAAAGGTTTTTACAATTCAAAGATGGATATTTGGGCTACGGGATGTGTACTTTATGAAATCGCTACCGGTCATCCGTTGTTTGATGGTCGAGACGAAAATGACCAAATTGAAAAGATTGACCGAGTATTAGGCTCTCCCGACcaaagattaataaataaatttaaaaaatataaatctgatGTGTTCGTTGCACGATACGAAACTAATAAACGAAATGTCAGAACCGCTGGAGTTGGACTGCATTCAGTGTACCAACCATACCGCCCGGCATACGATTTAATCATAGACATGATAGTTTATGATGCATCCAGGAGGTATTCGGCAAATCGATTATTACGAAAATCATACTTTTATGAGATGAATAATACGGCGTTTGAATATAAAATGAGAGAGTTTGAAAAATTGCTGAGAAATAAATCAATAGTTAACTTATCCAACGTAGATGAAAAA TCGAACACAACAATAGATTCGATAATTAAAAAGCAAGGTCCTGATGGAGATCGTAAACAAAATGTGCAGACACATTCAGTAAATgctgaaaaatttgaaaaattatctgCAGACATAATTCAGCAAAATGATCAACCTAAATTGGATAAAAGGAAAacgaattcaaataaaatattatgttcaaagaccaatataaaaaaatctataatcatTCCAGAACCTGAAAATATACTCCATGGAAATCGAAAACAaaatacacgtaatataatatcaaaggaCAATACAAAAGATATTTCTCcatcaaaacaaatatacacGGAATCAGTATCGACGTTAAACAAGGGctcagtaataaaaaatattagaaataaatttgttaACCGTCAGCCGTTCAAatga